Genomic window (Candidatus Woesearchaeota archaeon):
CATCAAGAAAAAAAGGGTACCCAGTTATTTACAAGCCCCCTCATAGGTATAGGACAACGAGGAGTTCTGACACCACATCTTGGTGCATCAACGGTTGAGGCACAGGAGCGTGTTGCTCTGGAAGCTGCGGGGTATATTATAGAGTGTCTTTCATTAGATCCTCCACAAGTTGATGGGAATATCTATGCCCGCTTTGCCAATGCACAAAATAGATCAAGAGCACTACCAGTAGATGTTGTATTCATCCACCAGTATGATAGGCCGGGAGTTAATGGCGAAGTAGGAACGGTCTTAGGAAACTATGATATCAACATCAATACCAACACGGTTGTTCCCCTAAGAGAAGGAACTGCATTAGCCGTGTATCGTACTGATCATCCGGTTACTTCTATGGCAAGAGATCAATTAAGAACATTAGATGGTGTTCTGCGGGTAAAAAACAATCCTTTGCACGTTTAAGCACACCAGAATCCTTTTTTATTTTTCTTTCCCTTCTGTTTCTCTCTCCTCTCTCAATAATTAAGTTTATAAAGATCCTCTATTCCCCTGCTGGCTATCCTTAAAAAGAGAGGGAATAATGGCGAAAGCATCTAAACCAGTCGTGAAAGAAGTTGAGCATTCAGCAGATTTAAATGAATTTATGGACAAAAAAGAGATTACTGATAGTGCTACAAAAGCCTATGAAATGGCGAAACAACAGCGAGAGATTTCAGTAGCTGAATTCTTTGAAAAAAACAGACATCTCTTGGGATTTGATAATAAGCGAAAAGCATTGATGACCGCCATCAAAGAAGCTGTTGATAATAGCCTGGACGCATGCGAAGAGGCGAGAATTTTACCTGAAGTAATGGTTGAAATCGTTGATATGGGGAATGAGCGTTTCCGTGTTATTGTTGAAGACAATGGTCCTGGCATTGTGAAAAAACAGATCCCTAATATCTTTGCAAAATTGTTGTATGGTAGTAAGTTCCACAGATTACGCCAATCGCGTGGACAACAGGGAATCGGTATTTCTGCTGCTGCTCTGTATGGCCAGCTCACCACCGGAAGACCAATCAAGATTACCTCAAAGATCGGCAAGAATCATAAGGCCCATTACTATGAATTACAGATTGACACCCAAAACAATAAGCCAGAGATTATCAAGGACGATGAATTTGATTGGGAAAAGGAACATGGTACACGCGTTGAGTTGGACCTTGAAGGCTCATACCTAAAAGGCGGCCAATCGGTTGATGAATATCTGAAAGAAACTGCCATTGTCAATCCCCATGTAACGATTATTTATACTAACCCAAAAGCAGAACAGCTTATTTTTCCTCGAGCAAGTGAAGAGTTGCCCAGAGAAGCACAGGAAATCAAGCCACATCCTTATGGTGTTGAGCTTGGTATGCTGATGAAGATGCTCAAGTATACTGAAACACGGACATTGCAGAGTTTTTTGACAAACGAATTCTCCCGTGTTGGTCCAGGAACAGCGAAACAGATCTGTGAAAATGCTGCATTACTTCCTACGACGTCTCCGTCGCAGATGAGCAGAGAGATGGCAGATAAACTCATGGAAGGTATCCGGAAAACAAGGCTCATCATTCCACCATCTGACTGTGTTGTTCCTATCGGAAGCGATCTGCTTGAGAAAGGGTTACGTAAAGAAATCAATGCTGAATTTTATACCTCAGTAACACGGCCTCCTGCAGTCTACCGAGGAAATCCTTTTATCATTGAAGCAGGACTAGCTTTCGGTGGTTCTCAAGGAGCAGAAGAGCCTATGCGAGTGATGCGATTCGCCAATAGAGTCCCACTCTTGTATCAGCAGGGTGCCTGTGCAGTTACAAAATCAATTACATCAACCAACTGGCGTTCCTATGGGTTGAGTCAAAGTACCGGAGCATTGCCGATAGGAGCATGTAGTATCATTGTTCATATTGGCTCTGTCTGGGTTCCCTTTACCTCAGAAAGCAAAGAAGCAATTGCTCATTATCCTGAAATAATTAAAGAGATTAAACTGGCATTGCAGGAATGTGGCAGAAAACTGTATTCATACCTTGCAAAGAAACGACGGGTTGGCGATGAACTCAAAAAACGTGGTTATATTGAAACGTATATTCCCCATGTCAGCGAAGCCCTCAAAGAGATTTTAGCATTGAAAAATTCGGAAAAAGAAACTGTTGAGGAAAACCTAAAAGTCATCCTTGAGAAGACACGAGGAAAGATTGACTTTACTCGTTTTGATGCTGACGCAAGTGAAGATTATGATGAAAGTCTTGCAAAGTTAGGACGACAAGAAGATAAAGATGAAGATATCAATGAAGAAGAATCCTAATAATACAATAAAATAAACCACATTTAAACAGATAAAAATAAAGAGAGACAAGGAAAGTAAAACTGATGATGTGATTATCAATGGCAAAAAAAGTTGTCGATCAATTACGGGAAATTGCACATGCTATCTATGGAGATATCATTAAAAAGAAGAACCCCTCAGTCAGCATGCCGCTTCGTTCATTGCAAAATGTAAAGTACAACGAAACAGAAGGGTACTTCGAACTCGTTGGGAAGGCAAAAGAAAGAACATTGACGGCTTCAACAGTAAAGACCTTTGCACAAACCCTGCGAATGATGGCACTCTCAAAGAGTTTGATTGAGACTGATGACATTGCCACAAAGAGAGAAGCCTATTATGTGAGCAAAAACTGGGAAGAGGCACGTTTCAATGAACAACCAGAATCCGATATGATCATGGATGACGTTGAAGCCATGCTCATGGTCAATCGAGAACAGATTGGCTTTATTCCTGAAGAAAAAGGAGGC
Coding sequences:
- a CDS encoding DNA topoisomerase VI subunit B, giving the protein MAKASKPVVKEVEHSADLNEFMDKKEITDSATKAYEMAKQQREISVAEFFEKNRHLLGFDNKRKALMTAIKEAVDNSLDACEEARILPEVMVEIVDMGNERFRVIVEDNGPGIVKKQIPNIFAKLLYGSKFHRLRQSRGQQGIGISAAALYGQLTTGRPIKITSKIGKNHKAHYYELQIDTQNNKPEIIKDDEFDWEKEHGTRVELDLEGSYLKGGQSVDEYLKETAIVNPHVTIIYTNPKAEQLIFPRASEELPREAQEIKPHPYGVELGMLMKMLKYTETRTLQSFLTNEFSRVGPGTAKQICENAALLPTTSPSQMSREMADKLMEGIRKTRLIIPPSDCVVPIGSDLLEKGLRKEINAEFYTSVTRPPAVYRGNPFIIEAGLAFGGSQGAEEPMRVMRFANRVPLLYQQGACAVTKSITSTNWRSYGLSQSTGALPIGACSIIVHIGSVWVPFTSESKEAIAHYPEIIKEIKLALQECGRKLYSYLAKKRRVGDELKKRGYIETYIPHVSEALKEILALKNSEKETVEENLKVILEKTRGKIDFTRFDADASEDYDESLAKLGRQEDKDEDINEEES